From one Melospiza melodia melodia isolate bMelMel2 chromosome 4, bMelMel2.pri, whole genome shotgun sequence genomic stretch:
- the LOC134417988 gene encoding lactosylceramide 4-alpha-galactosyltransferase-like has protein sequence MTAASGEQALAGERKLRMPSCILNLSRVVLSHKPCALFTLIFVFVSLAYHKLYWGIGEDPKSSVPTSSLSAEMSCAHYVPSALNMAGGPSPSTGNVFFVETSEQTAPSYLFSCSVESAARTHPASRVVVLMKGLAKENGSLPKHWAFSLLSCFPNVEILPLDLTELFSGTPLAQWFLQPQRQQEPHFVAVLSDACRIVLMWKFGGIYLDTDFIVLKNLQNLTNALGIQCYDELNGAFLSFEAKHKFIEICMQDFVQNYKGWAWGHQGPGLVTRVFKKWCSIRTIKSMSCKGVSALAQEVVYPIPWQNWKKLFGAVSALELQKLLKNTYAVHIWNKLSHGTKLEIPSQALLAQLYSQFCPATYAKMKQDSEELSRRAV, from the coding sequence ATGACGGCTGCCTCGGGAGAGCAGGCTCTGGCTGGAGAGAGAAAGCTCAGGATGCCCAGCTGCATCCTAAACCTGAGCAGGGTGGTGCtgagccacaagccctgtgcccttTTTACCCTCATCTTTGTGTTCGTATCCCTTGCCTACCACAAGCTGTACTGGGGCATCGGGGAGGACCCAAAGAGCAGCGTCCCCACCTCCAGTTTGTCTGCTGAGATGAGCTGTGCTCACTATGTGCCTTCTGCCCTCAACATGGCTGGTGGGCCCTCTCCTTCCACAGGAAATGTGTTTTTTGTGGAGACCTCGGAGCAAACTGCCCCAAGTTACCTGTTCTCGTGCTCTGTGGAGTCAGCAGCCAGGACACACCCTGCATCAAGAGTCGTGGTGCTCATGAAAGGCTTGGCCAAAGAGAATGGCTCCTTGCCCAAGCACTGGGCTTTCTCCTTGCTCAGCTGCTTCCCCAACGTGGAAATCCTGCCCCTGGACTTGACAGAGCTCTTTTCTGGAACACCTCTGGCACAGTGGTTCCTGCAGCCTCAGCGGCAACAGGAGCCTCATTTTGTAGCTGTACTCTCTGATGCCTGCAGGATTGTCCTCATGTGGAAATTTGGTGGCATCTACCTGGATACAGACTTCATTGTGCTTAAAAACTTACAGAACCTCACTAATGCCCTTGGCATTCAGTGCTACGATGAACTTAATGGAGCCTTTCTGTCCTTTGAGGCCAAGCACAAGTTCATAGAGATTTGCATGCAGGACTTTGTGCAGAATTACAAAGGCTGGGCCTGGGGGCACCAGGGCCCAGGGCTCGTAACTCGTGTCTTCAAGAAGTGGTGCTCCATCAGGACTATCAAGAGCATGAGCTGCAAAGGTGTGAGTGCTCTTGCCCAAGAAGTTGTTTATCCTATTCCCTGGCAGAACTGGAAGAAGTTGTTTGGGGCAGTGAGTGCCTTGGAGCTTCAGAAACTCCTTAAGAACACCTATGCAGTGCACATATGGAACAAACTGAGCCACGGGACCAAGTTAGAGATCCcctcccaggctctgctggctcagCTCTATTCCCAGTTCTGCCCTGCCACCTACGCAAAGATGAAGCAGGACTCTGAAGAGTTGTCGAGGCGTGCAGTGTGA